In Danaus plexippus chromosome 19, MEX_DaPlex, whole genome shotgun sequence, the following are encoded in one genomic region:
- the LOC116768248 gene encoding uncharacterized protein LOC116768248, protein MNHKVYYVVASALIAITLQTTDFQDNLINGYRTLIADIQSRTQKSREDMDTLVSQIKLLMKNEADKAINYMTVYLEQISLYFQVIIHDRKPRNGTYCKESIVKLLGENLQLADENVTLCLALGYQRVQRLPEKLQVHFETLENLKKYSASKLFECQKQQQVGGNCSHESQDLERTVFLYETSPFPVVMAEIAIHGFKEVSDLSVCLKDIISRMMTHSVKVIGDFNRCIHNIEMPKLKYLLKFMKKYA, encoded by the exons ATGAATCATAAGGTTTATTATGTGGTTGCATCCGCCCTTATCGCGATTACGTTACaa ACCACAGATTTCCAGGACAATCTTATAAATGGCTACAGAACTCTTATAGCCGATATCCAATCAAGGACGCAAAAATCCCGAGAGGACATGGACACCTTAGTgtcacaaataaaactattaatgaaaaatgaagCTGACAAAGCTATTAATTACATGACTGTCTATCTCGAACAAATATCCCTATATTTCCAG gtaATAATTCACGACCGTAAACCTCGGAATGGTACTTATTGTAAAGAGAGCATTGTGAAACTGTTGGGAGAGAATTTGCAACTGGCGGATGAAAATGTAACGTTATGTCTTGCATTGGGATACCAGAGAGTACAACGTTTGCCAG aAAAGTTACAAGTACACTTCGAAACTTTGGAAAACCTCAAGAAATATTCTGCCTCCAAATTATTCGAATGTCAGAAACAACAACAAGTGGGCGGCAACTGTTCTCACGAGAGCCAGGATCTCGAAAGGACTGTG ttcctTTATGAAACATCTCCGTTTCCCGTCGTGATGGCTGAAATAGCAATACATGGATTTAAAGAGGTTTCAGATCTTAGTGTGTGTCTTAAAGATATTATCTCAAGAATGATGACGCATTCCGTAAAAGTGATTGGAGATTTCAACAGATGTATCCACAACATAGAAATgccaaaacttaaatatttattgaaattcatGAAGAAATATGCCTAA